The following proteins are encoded in a genomic region of Bacteroidota bacterium:
- the rny gene encoding ribonuclease Y — MNIIMICVGVVVGLLIGIALANTLLKKSLEKKSQQVLKDAEAEGEVLKKEKILQAKEKFLQLKTEHEKVINEKNNHLQVAENRIKQKEQSASQKMEELQRKQNEATSLKESLAAQLEIVSKKQSELEKSHKKQVEQLEVIAGLSKEDARNQLVEALKAEAKTQAMAHIKDIAEEAKLTASKEAKKIVIQTIQRVATEHAVENSVSVFNIESDEMKGRIIGREGRNIRALEAATGIEIIVDDTPEAIILSGFDPVRREIARLSLHALVTDGRIHPARIEEVVEKTKKQIEEEIIEIGKRTTIDLGIHGLAPELIRMVGRMKYRSSYGQNLLQHSREVANLCAIMATELGLNVKMAKRAGLLHDIGKVPDDQPEVPHAILGMKLAEKFKEHPDVCNAIGAHHDEVEMTSLISPIVQVCDAISGSRPGARREIAESYIKRLKDLEALALGYPGVLKTYAIQAGRELRVLVESEKISDKEAETLSFDISQKIQTEMTYPGQVKITVIRETRAVNYAK; from the coding sequence ATGAATATTATTATGATTTGTGTGGGTGTTGTAGTTGGACTTCTTATAGGAATTGCACTGGCAAACACTTTACTCAAAAAATCGCTCGAAAAAAAGAGCCAACAAGTTTTAAAGGATGCTGAAGCAGAAGGAGAAGTACTGAAAAAGGAAAAAATTTTACAAGCAAAAGAAAAATTCCTGCAACTTAAAACCGAACACGAAAAAGTAATCAACGAAAAAAACAATCATCTACAAGTAGCTGAAAATCGTATTAAGCAAAAGGAACAGTCTGCATCTCAAAAAATGGAAGAGTTGCAACGTAAACAAAATGAAGCAACTAGTTTAAAGGAAAGCCTTGCAGCACAACTCGAAATTGTTTCGAAAAAGCAATCTGAATTAGAAAAATCGCACAAAAAGCAGGTTGAACAATTGGAAGTTATTGCCGGCTTAAGTAAAGAAGATGCCCGCAACCAATTGGTGGAGGCACTTAAAGCGGAAGCTAAAACGCAAGCAATGGCTCATATTAAAGACATTGCCGAAGAAGCCAAATTAACTGCGAGCAAAGAAGCTAAAAAAATTGTGATTCAAACCATTCAGCGTGTTGCTACCGAGCATGCAGTTGAAAATTCAGTTTCGGTTTTTAATATCGAAAGTGATGAAATGAAAGGACGAATTATTGGCCGTGAAGGTCGTAACATACGTGCTTTAGAGGCAGCAACAGGTATTGAAATTATTGTTGACGATACCCCTGAAGCTATCATTCTTTCAGGCTTTGATCCGGTGCGTCGCGAAATTGCACGACTTAGCTTACACGCGCTTGTTACGGATGGTCGTATTCACCCTGCACGTATTGAAGAGGTTGTTGAAAAAACAAAAAAGCAAATTGAAGAAGAGATTATTGAAATTGGAAAACGTACTACCATCGATTTAGGTATTCATGGCTTAGCGCCTGAGTTGATTCGCATGGTGGGTCGTATGAAATACCGTTCGTCGTATGGACAAAACTTGTTACAACACTCGCGCGAAGTAGCCAATTTATGCGCGATTATGGCTACCGAGCTTGGCTTAAATGTGAAAATGGCGAAGCGCGCAGGTTTGTTACACGATATTGGAAAAGTGCCTGATGACCAACCCGAAGTGCCACATGCTATTTTGGGTATGAAGTTAGCGGAGAAGTTTAAAGAACATCCGGATGTATGTAATGCAATTGGAGCGCATCACGATGAGGTGGAAATGACCAGTTTAATATCGCCAATTGTACAGGTTTGCGATGCAATATCAGGTTCTCGTCCCGGCGCTCGTAGAGAAATAGCTGAAAGTTATATTAAGCGTTTAAAGGATTTAGAAGCGCTTGCATTGGGATATCCGGGAGTTTTGAAAACCTATGCTATTCAAGCAGGACGAGAATTGCGCGTGTTGGTTGAAAGCGAAAAAATTTCGGATAAGGAAGCAGAAACATTATCGTTTGATATTTCGCAAAAAATTCAAACCGAAATGACTTATCCTGGACAAGTAAAAATAACTGTTATACGCGAAACCCGAGCAGTTAATTATGCGAAGTAA
- a CDS encoding phytanoyl-CoA dioxygenase family protein: MIQSIKGIISGLIPEQVKLRIDQKKTEKIYRQGFEAFTKSGETPDAAYMAMINLYCSTNGKFSEMEHNAHKIPTNTKAQEMNSVIGAVTKHDFSNYNSTLQKDGYVNLYRKIPQHLVDALYQFALKTPARIAPNYDKPLVYDALHPQSEIYRFTMNDLVNNPAIQELIMDPALIQIARDYLNCEPIFDFPAMWWSTAFLKEASSEAAQLYHFDMDRLKWLKIFIYLNDVTEENGPHRYIRGSHKIGAKPDHLLKRGYVRIPDEDLKDHYSKNDFIEVCASVGSVFAGDTKCWHKGTPLQKGDRLVLEFEYTGCMFGVNHPKFELESPNEKFKKFCLDNKIYSSNFRIKS; encoded by the coding sequence ATGATACAAAGTATAAAAGGAATTATTTCGGGCCTAATTCCGGAACAAGTGAAACTTCGTATTGATCAAAAAAAAACCGAAAAGATTTACCGTCAAGGTTTTGAAGCATTCACTAAAAGCGGTGAAACGCCAGATGCAGCGTACATGGCTATGATAAATTTGTATTGTTCAACCAATGGCAAATTTAGTGAGATGGAACACAATGCGCATAAAATTCCAACCAATACAAAAGCACAAGAAATGAACAGTGTTATTGGTGCGGTAACGAAGCATGATTTTTCAAATTATAACAGCACCTTGCAAAAAGATGGATATGTAAATTTATATCGAAAAATTCCACAACACCTGGTTGATGCCTTATATCAATTCGCCTTGAAAACTCCTGCACGAATTGCTCCTAACTACGACAAACCGCTTGTATACGATGCCTTGCATCCTCAATCTGAAATTTATCGTTTTACAATGAACGATTTGGTAAACAATCCCGCTATTCAAGAATTGATTATGGATCCTGCCTTGATTCAAATAGCACGCGATTACTTAAATTGTGAACCAATCTTCGATTTTCCGGCAATGTGGTGGAGTACTGCATTTTTAAAAGAAGCTTCTTCAGAAGCAGCACAACTGTATCATTTTGATATGGATCGTTTAAAGTGGTTGAAAATTTTCATTTACCTGAACGATGTTACTGAAGAAAATGGACCACATCGTTATATAAGAGGTTCGCATAAAATAGGAGCTAAACCTGATCACTTATTAAAAAGAGGCTACGTTAGAATACCCGATGAAGACTTAAAAGACCACTATTCGAAAAACGATTTTATTGAAGTATGTGCTTCTGTAGGTAGCGTATTTGCTGGTGATACCAAGTGTTGGCACAAAGGTACACCTTTACAAAAAGGTGATCGTTTGGTACTAGAATTTGAATATACCGGTTGCATGTTTGGTGTAAATCATCCCAAATTTGAACTAGAATCTCCGAATGAAAAATTTAAAAAGTTCTGTTTAGATAATAAAATTTATTCGTCTAACTTTCGCATTAAATCATGA
- a CDS encoding cell division protein ZapA: protein MPEVSIKIKIAGREYPLTVKHDEEEKILKAAALINEQVSEYEKNYSVNNKQDLLAMSALHMATQLVKLQQTAVKTEQTANLTNQLIELERYVSDYLNKA from the coding sequence ATGCCCGAAGTTTCAATTAAGATAAAAATTGCAGGCCGTGAGTACCCTCTAACCGTTAAACACGACGAGGAAGAAAAAATACTTAAGGCCGCAGCATTGATTAACGAACAAGTAAGTGAATACGAAAAGAATTATTCCGTAAACAACAAGCAAGATTTGCTGGCAATGAGCGCACTTCACATGGCTACTCAACTTGTAAAATTACAGCAAACAGCAGTTAAAACGGAACAAACCGCAAACTTGACCAATCAATTAATTGAACTCGAACGCTACGTTTCTGATTATCTGAATAAAGCATAA
- a CDS encoding ABC transporter permease, which translates to MIIDSSLHSKFSLKEIITYKSLLNNLAKRDFLVRYKQAYIGIAWALFKPLISILIFGYISSKINPGTSTATNFVYVAAAMLLWQLFSNIFNDVSNSILGNANLFSKVYFPKIIIPISTILVCLIDFFISLSILVVLFIISGQSIHWQLLLAPIFVALTILNGFGIGLYFATINVKYRDVKFIVPVIIQFGMYLSPVIFSTSYYLDRLPSYLHWVFCLNPMVGAIDGFKYCLFGGEMIYNLPYFIVSIAVSFLFLIIGLKYFYKFERSFVDYI; encoded by the coding sequence ATAATAATTGATTCGTCACTTCACTCGAAATTTTCGCTGAAGGAAATAATCACTTATAAAAGTTTACTGAACAATCTTGCTAAACGCGATTTTTTAGTTCGTTACAAGCAAGCTTATATTGGAATTGCATGGGCTTTATTCAAACCCTTAATTAGCATACTCATATTCGGTTATATTTCCAGCAAAATTAATCCGGGCACATCAACGGCAACTAATTTTGTTTATGTAGCAGCTGCCATGCTTTTGTGGCAATTGTTTTCGAACATTTTTAACGATGTAAGCAATTCTATTTTAGGAAATGCCAATTTATTTTCAAAAGTATATTTTCCTAAAATCATTATACCCATTAGTACCATCTTAGTTTGCCTAATCGATTTTTTTATTTCGCTTAGTATTTTGGTTGTGTTGTTTATTATTTCCGGACAAAGCATACACTGGCAATTGTTATTAGCACCGATTTTTGTAGCACTAACAATACTAAACGGATTTGGAATAGGACTTTATTTTGCAACCATCAATGTAAAATACAGAGATGTAAAATTTATTGTACCGGTAATCATACAATTTGGAATGTATTTGAGTCCGGTGATTTTTTCAACCAGCTATTATCTCGATCGGCTTCCATCCTATTTGCATTGGGTATTTTGTTTAAATCCCATGGTTGGCGCTATTGATGGTTTTAAATATTGTCTTTTCGGAGGTGAAATGATTTACAATTTACCTTACTTTATTGTGTCCATAGCTGTTTCCTTTCTTTTTTTAATTATTGGATTAAAGTACTTCTATAAGTTTGAACGTAGTTTTGTGGATTACATTTAA
- a CDS encoding ABC transporter ATP-binding protein: MSKNTIIKVEGLSKKYLLNKQLAPKSDTLYGSILDQLKNFRSLNSKKQQEEFWALSNLSLEIKEGDRVGIIGRNGAGKSTLLKILSRITPPTSGKIILGGRVASLLEVGTGFHGDLSGRENIYLNGSILGMTKLEITKKFDEIVAFAEIEKFLDTPVKRYSSGMYVRLAFAVAAHLEPDILIVDEVLAVGDAEFQKKCLGKMKDVSGQGRTVLFVSHNMQAISTLCDQGILLNKGTLHTAGPIDTCLHNYFGLLKDYSFNENTAKNDRQSRANGKAAFSKAIALLPDGSENKFWSFRYDETLRFSFECKVHEVCDGLTFYMAIKGTTSETIITNIKTNIVSKDLKVGDTISFKLSIPACHVRSGQYDLYFAIGNKAGTSWYDVIDGNINLPALIVTAINEDIHDNIGYITIPYSIDEKTY, from the coding sequence ATGTCAAAAAACACTATCATAAAAGTTGAAGGTTTAAGTAAAAAGTATTTACTGAACAAACAGCTTGCACCTAAAAGTGATACTTTATATGGAAGTATTTTAGACCAACTAAAGAATTTTCGTTCGCTTAATTCAAAGAAACAACAAGAAGAATTTTGGGCCTTATCCAATCTTAGTTTAGAAATAAAAGAAGGTGACCGTGTTGGAATTATAGGAAGAAACGGAGCAGGAAAATCGACCTTGCTTAAAATTCTTTCGCGCATTACCCCTCCTACTTCCGGCAAAATAATTTTAGGTGGCCGAGTTGCTTCCTTACTTGAGGTAGGAACCGGATTTCATGGTGATTTATCAGGTCGAGAAAATATTTATTTGAATGGTTCCATACTTGGAATGACCAAACTAGAAATCACTAAAAAATTTGATGAAATAGTTGCCTTTGCCGAGATTGAAAAATTTTTGGATACTCCTGTTAAGCGCTATAGTAGCGGAATGTATGTTCGTTTAGCGTTTGCTGTTGCTGCACACCTCGAACCCGATATCCTAATTGTAGATGAAGTATTGGCAGTTGGCGATGCTGAATTTCAAAAAAAGTGTTTGGGCAAAATGAAGGATGTGAGCGGACAAGGTCGCACAGTATTATTTGTGAGTCATAACATGCAAGCTATTTCAACATTGTGCGATCAGGGAATATTACTGAACAAGGGTACACTTCATACGGCAGGACCAATAGATACATGTTTGCACAACTATTTTGGTTTGTTAAAAGACTATAGTTTTAATGAAAATACTGCAAAAAACGATCGACAAAGCAGAGCGAATGGTAAGGCTGCATTTTCGAAAGCTATTGCGCTTCTTCCCGATGGTAGCGAAAATAAATTTTGGTCGTTTCGCTATGATGAAACTTTGCGCTTTAGTTTTGAATGTAAGGTGCATGAAGTATGCGATGGATTAACTTTTTATATGGCCATAAAAGGCACTACTTCCGAAACCATCATCACTAACATTAAAACCAACATTGTAAGTAAGGATTTGAAAGTTGGCGATACTATTTCGTTTAAGTTAAGTATTCCGGCTTGTCATGTACGTTCAGGGCAGTACGATTTGTATTTCGCCATTGGCAATAAAGCGGGTACTTCATGGTACGATGTAATTGATGGAAATATTAATTTACCGGCCTTAATTGTTACCGCCATCAATGAGGATATTCACGATAATATTGGATATATTACCATTCCTTATTCGATTGATGAAAAAACTTATTAA
- a CDS encoding acyltransferase, translated as MKKLIKKIIAYFFSDSSKEPAAIPGCKLLVGPNCSIDPTALLNGTETSEIILEGDNYIGRNVEIGPLTKISLGNNTSLQDRCILLGDIEIGKSCLFAPNVFISSGRHYFDLHPEMYIKDQDELVQNSAELKARHSRKISIEDDCWIGVNAVIMPGVTIAKGSVIGANSVVTKNVEPYTIVAGIPATEVKKRLQFKAKHTLDALKDADLPYFYSGFYCSSKHLTVSRKKGGVQSSSYFKLFLEYTNFQKITLHLVNPTSDSLTLNYHGQTQHIAPLSDSKCIFDIENTYLHEFKLEATNAATAKIDSLGLIVKLVEAT; from the coding sequence ATGAAAAAACTTATTAAAAAAATCATTGCTTATTTTTTTTCAGATTCATCAAAAGAACCTGCAGCTATTCCAGGATGCAAGTTGCTTGTTGGCCCCAATTGTAGCATCGATCCTACAGCACTACTAAATGGTACTGAAACTTCAGAAATAATCTTAGAGGGAGATAATTACATTGGCCGAAATGTTGAAATTGGTCCACTTACAAAAATCAGCTTAGGCAATAATACTTCTCTTCAAGACCGTTGCATTTTATTAGGTGATATTGAAATAGGAAAAAGTTGTCTTTTTGCACCCAATGTATTTATATCATCAGGGCGACATTATTTTGATTTGCATCCCGAAATGTATATTAAAGATCAAGATGAACTGGTGCAAAATTCAGCCGAATTAAAGGCCCGCCATTCCCGAAAAATTAGTATTGAAGACGATTGTTGGATTGGTGTAAATGCAGTGATTATGCCGGGTGTTACAATCGCTAAAGGAAGTGTTATAGGAGCAAATTCGGTAGTAACTAAAAATGTTGAACCCTATACAATTGTTGCCGGCATACCTGCCACCGAGGTAAAGAAGAGATTGCAATTTAAGGCAAAACATACATTAGATGCATTAAAGGATGCTGACTTACCTTACTTTTATTCCGGTTTTTATTGTTCAAGCAAGCATTTGACAGTGTCACGTAAAAAAGGGGGTGTTCAAAGTTCTAGTTATTTTAAACTATTTCTTGAATACACTAACTTCCAAAAAATAACGCTGCACCTTGTGAATCCTACAAGTGATTCATTGACTTTGAACTATCACGGACAAACTCAACATATAGCTCCATTAAGCGATTCAAAGTGTATATTTGATATTGAAAATACTTACTTACATGAATTTAAGCTGGAAGCTACTAATGCAGCTACAGCTAAAATTGATTCGTTAGGTCTTATTGTTAAATTAGTAGAAGCAACATGA